From the genome of Populus alba chromosome 10, ASM523922v2, whole genome shotgun sequence, one region includes:
- the LOC118060176 gene encoding exocyst complex component EXO84B, whose protein sequence is MASAKTSSRSRGTSVKENGTKLEDGLNVFKSDRFDADSYIQSKCSLNEKEIRMLCSYLLDLKRTSAEEMRKSVYANYAAFIRTSKEISDLEGELSSIRNLLSTQATLIHGLAEGVNIDSLSLKASEGSMVNELLLNGEDREPSDLEKWSVEFPDMLDVLLAERRVDEALAALDEGERVAAEAKETESLSPGILRSLEMAITERRQKLADQLAEAASQPSTRSSELRAAISALKKLGDGARAHSLLLNAHLQRYQYNMQSLRPSSTSYGGAYTAALSQIVFSAIAQAASDSLAIFGKEREYRSELVMWATKQTEAFAVLVQRHALASSAAAGGLRAAAECVQIALGHCSLLEARGLALCPVLIKLFRPSVEQALNANIKRIEESTAALAAADDWVLTYPPTSTRQSGRSSVTSLGNAAVFQHKLTSSAHRFNLMVQEFFEDVGPLLSMQLGGQTLEGLFQVFNSYVNMLIKALPGSMEEEANFEGSGNKIVRMAETEAQQIALLANASLLADELLPRAAMKLAPLNQTNHKEDPRRRPLDRQNRHPEQREWRKRLVNSVDRLKDTFCRQHALDLIFTEDGDSHLSAEMYINMVGNADEVDWFPSPIYQELFVKLNGMAAIAAEMFVGRERFATLLLMRLTETVILWLSEDQSFWDDIEEGPRPLGPLGLHQFYLDMKFVMCFASQGRYLSRNLHRVVNEIISKAVAVFSATGMDPDRVLPEDEWFNEICQDAMERLSGKPKAIDGDREVNSPTASVSAQSISSVRSHGSS, encoded by the exons ATGGCTTCAGCGAAGACGAGTAGTCGTTCGCGAGGGACGTCGGTGAAGGAGAACGGCACGAAGCTCGAGGACGGACTCAACGTGTTCAAGTCCGATAGATTCGACGCCGACTCTTATATTCAGTCTAAATGCTCTCTCAACGAGAAG GAAATAAGGATGTTGTGTTCGTATCTTTTGGATTTAAAGAGAACATCTGCTGAAGAAATGCGGAAAAGTGTCTACGCTAATTATGCTGCGTTTATAAG GACATCGAAGGAGATATCAGATTTGGAAGGGGAGCTTTCATCTATAAGAAACCTGTTGTCGACTCAAGCAACTTTGATTCATGGTTTAGCGGAGGGAGTTAATATTGATTCTTTGTCATTAAAAGCATCTGAAGGGTCTATGGTAAACGAGTTGTTATTGAATGGTGAAGATAGAGAACCATCTGATTTGGAGAAATGGTCAGTTGAGTTCCCTGATATGCTTGATGTTTTGTTAGCTGAGAGGAGAGTGGATGAAGCTCTGGCAGCACTTGATGAAGGAGAACGTGTAGCTGCTGAAGCAAAAGAAACAGAATCATTGAGTCCTGGTATACTTAGGTCTCTGGAGATGGCCATTACTGAACGCAGGCAAAAGTTGGCTGATCAGCTTGCTGAAGCTGCTTCCCAACCTTCTACTCGCAGTAGTGAACTTCGTGCGGCTATATCAGCTCTTAAAAAGCTTGGGGATGGGGCTCGAGCTCATAGTTTGCTCCTCAATGCACACCTCCAAAGATATCAGTATAATATGCAAAGCCTACGCCCATCAAGCACCTCATATGGAGGAGCGTATACTGCTGCACTGTCACAGATAGTGTTTTCTGCTATCGCTCAAGCTGCTAGCGATTCTTTGGCTATTTTTGGTAAGGAAAGAGAATATAGGTCTGAGCTTGTGATGTGGGCTACCAAGCAAACAGAGGCCTTTGCTGTTCTTGTTCAAAGACACGCATTAGCATCATCAGCAGCTGCTGGAGGTTTAAGAGCTGCAGCAGAGTGTGTTCAAATAGCTTTAGGTCATTGCTCTCTGTTGGAAGCTCGTGGCTTGGCACTCTGTCCTGTGCTCATAAAACTCTTTAGGCCTAGTGTTGAACAAGCCTTAAATGCTAATATAAAACGAATTGAAGAGAGCACTGCTGCTTTGGCTGCTGCTGATGACTGGGTACTTACTTATCCTCCAACCAGCACTCGACAGTCTGGCAGGTCTTCTGTTACATCTCTTGGCAACGCAGCAGTATTTCAACATAAACTTACAAGCAGTGCCCATCGCTTCAATTTAATGGTCCAG GAGTTTTTTGAGGATGTAGGACCACTCTTAAGCATGCAGTTGGGAGGCCAAACACTGGAAGGTTTGTTCCAAGTATTTAACTCGTATGTGAACATGCTGATCAAAGCTTTGCCAGGTTCgatggaagaagaagcaaacTTTGAAGGTTCTGGAAATAAAATTGTGCGAATGGCTGAGACCGAAGCCCAGCAAATTGCATTGCTGGCGAATGCTTCATTATTAGCAGATGAACTACTGCCACGTGCAGCCATGAAACTTGCACCTCTGAATCAGACTAATCACAAGGAGGATCCACGTAGAAGACCCTTAGATAGGCAGAACCGTCATCCTGAGCAACGAGAATGGAGGAAGCGGCTTGTGAATTCAGTTGATAGATTAAAAGATACTTTCTGTCGACAACATGCATTGGATCTCATTTTTACAGAAGATGGTGATAGCCATCTTTCTGCAGAAATGTATATAAACATGGTTGGAAATGCAGATGAAGTGGATTGGTTTCCATCCCCAATATACCAG GAGCTTTTTGTAAAACTGAACGGCATGGCTGCTATAGCAGCAGAGATGTTTGTAGGAAGGGAAAGATTTGCTACATTGCTATTGATGAGACTCACAGAAACAGTCATTTTATGGCTTTCGGAAGATCAAAGTTTTTGGGATGACATCGAGGAAGGCCCAAGGCCTTTAGGCCCTCTTGGTCTACATCAG TTCTATTTGGACATGAAGTTTGTTATGTGCTTTGCTTCCCAAGGACGCTACTTGTCACGAAATTTGCATCGAGTTGTCAATGAAATCATTTCAAAAGCTGTGGCAGTATTCTCAGCAACAGGGATGGATCCAGACAG
- the LOC118060179 gene encoding uncharacterized protein: MKATALHNLFSSPPPKINHLLLPHQHQLPHVSFTISKGPLFSFFSSSGAIRAVERGRLSSIWDEKPYELLEEDVVTFLDPPKELIPLDPDTYNPAAYLWSKIEDIPEERRLRLLSLIKQPRLISRAWEIAGMRYEDAKLAKKCGSDLLCCEDGELSAEFYSCRSNGGGLDVSWMKSFKMVIFRCDNGEVYGRFIGGSVLAQITKTFSPLYFKVVEQKEVMSTEQPCDLAYEFGDGHLDLCNYPRHFPRPEKHPYPFDDQVVIYIRHVGPGVLVGQAWQEGKELQQVPQKLCDEILMVKDYAPPREYP; the protein is encoded by the exons ATGAAGGCAACAGCTTTACACAATCTCTTCTCCTCACCGCCTCCAAAAATCAACCATCTCCTCCTCCCTCACCAACACCAACTGCCACATGTTAGCTTCACAATCTCCAAGGGTCCACTGttctccttcttttcttctAGCGGTGCAATCAGAGCCGTTGAGAGAGGACGCTTGTCATCTATCTGGGATGAGAAGCCATATGAGTTACTAGAAGAAGATGTTGTCACATTTCTTGACCCACCTAAGGAGCTTATCCCTCTTGACCCTGACACTTACAATCCAGCTGCGTACCTCTG gagtAAAATTGAAGATATACCAGAAGAAAGGCGTCTTAGATTGCTGTCTCTGATAAAACAACCTAG GCTAATATCAAGAGCTTGGGAGATAGCTGGCATGAGATATGAGGATGCTAAGTTAGCAAAGAAATGTGGGTCTGACTTGCTGTGTTGTGAAGATGGTGAATTGTCAGCTGAGTTTTATAGTTGTAGAAGTAATGGAG GTGGTTTGGATGTTTCTTGGATGAAATCGTTCAAGATG GTTATTTTCCGTTGCGATAATGGGGAGGTTTATGGGAGATTTATTG GTGGATCGGTGCTGGCTCAAATCACAAAAACCTTTAGTCCATTGTATTTTAAGGTCGTGGAGCAGAAGGAAGTAATGTCTACAGAGCAGCCCTGTGATTTAGCATATGAATTTGGAGATGGGCACCTGGATCTCTGTAATTATCCACGACACTTTCCAAGACCAG AAAAACATCCATATCCTTTCGATGATCAGGTTGTCATATATATTCGTCACGTTGGACCTGGGGTGCTAGTGGGGCAAGCATGGCAAGAAGGGAAGGAATTACAGCAAGTTCCTCAGAAGTTATGTGATGAGATTTTGATGGTTAAAGATTATGCACCACCCAGAGAATATCCCTAA
- the LOC118060177 gene encoding ATP synthase subunit epsilon, mitochondrial, with protein MASNAAAPFWRAAGMTYITYSNICANLVRNCLKEPYKTEALSREKVHFAVTKFVDGNPQKPVVRSDSGTE; from the exons ATGGCGTCGAATGCAGCAGCGCCGTTTTGGAGGGCCGCCGGCATGACCTACATAACATATTCCAACATCTGTGCTAATCTTGTCAGAAACTGTCTCAAAGAACCATACAAGACTGAAGCTCTTTCCAGGGAAAAGGTTCATTTTGCTGTTACCAAGTTTGTCGATGGAAATCCTCAGAAACCCG TTGTTCGTTCGGATTCTGGGACTGAATGA